In Phaeobacter gallaeciensis DSM 26640, a genomic segment contains:
- a CDS encoding ABC transporter permease, which yields MVMVSMALLVWCGGWWLNGRLANSPASNTSAVKLLVPAIFGVTLLIVWELLVRGLEVSLVILPAPSVIAARFATSVPVLWQDFQQTILKGALSGYVMGCGAALLMAIAVDRSGFLRRGLLPVGNFVAALPIVGTAPILVMWFGFDWQSKAAVVVVMVFFPVLVNTVAGLRETSAMQRDLMQTYAASYWQSFFKLRLPAALPFIFNGLKISTTLALVGAIVAEFFGSPTVGMGFRISTSVGQLALDMVWAEILVAALAGSAFYGMMALIEKTLTFWHPSQRG from the coding sequence ATGGTGATGGTATCTATGGCACTGCTTGTTTGGTGTGGCGGTTGGTGGCTGAATGGCCGACTGGCCAATAGTCCGGCATCAAATACCTCTGCAGTGAAGCTACTGGTTCCGGCCATCTTTGGTGTAACCCTGCTGATTGTCTGGGAGTTGCTGGTGCGCGGGCTTGAGGTCTCGCTGGTAATCCTGCCAGCCCCCAGCGTCATCGCTGCGCGCTTTGCCACAAGCGTGCCGGTTCTGTGGCAGGACTTTCAGCAGACAATCCTGAAGGGCGCGCTGTCCGGCTATGTCATGGGCTGCGGTGCTGCGTTGCTGATGGCAATTGCGGTGGATCGCAGCGGTTTCCTACGTCGTGGGCTGTTGCCAGTAGGGAATTTTGTTGCCGCGCTGCCCATTGTCGGCACAGCCCCTATTCTCGTGATGTGGTTCGGATTTGACTGGCAGTCCAAAGCGGCGGTTGTTGTGGTGATGGTGTTCTTCCCGGTCCTTGTGAATACGGTGGCGGGGCTGCGCGAAACCTCAGCGATGCAACGCGATCTGATGCAGACCTATGCGGCCAGTTATTGGCAAAGCTTCTTCAAGCTGCGCCTGCCGGCTGCCCTGCCGTTTATCTTTAACGGGCTGAAGATCTCCACAACGCTGGCGCTGGTTGGGGCCATCGTGGCGGAGTTTTTCGGTTCACCAACCGTGGGCATGGGGTTTCGGATCTCGACCTCGGTTGGGCAGCTGGCACTGGATATGGTCTGGGCCGAGATTCTTGTGGCAGCACTGGCCGGGTCGGCATTTTATGGCATGATGGCGCTGATTGAGAAAACGCTCACCTTCTGGCACCCGTCGCAACGGGGATAG
- a CDS encoding ABC transporter permease translates to MKTALAVLSVLAAIAVIWYAACVPMNIKGVLDAAERGGAEVVPATARDRRDMGSFGLAAANSFAIGDVWSQDRPRLPAPHQVAAELWETTVEKKLTSKRSLIYHGQVTLSATLLGFVIGTGLGILLAVGIVHSRVMDMSVMPWAIVSQTIPIIALAPMIIVVLYSIGVQGILPKAVISAYLSFFPVVVGMVKGLRSPDQMQLDLLKTYNASLGQGFWKLRLPASMPYLFASLKIGIAASLVGAIVGELPTGAVAGLGARLLAGSYYGQTVQIWSALFAAAILAAALVALLGVIERLVLKRMGVQA, encoded by the coding sequence ATGAAAACAGCGCTTGCTGTCTTAAGCGTCCTCGCGGCAATTGCCGTGATCTGGTATGCGGCCTGCGTTCCGATGAACATCAAGGGGGTCCTGGATGCCGCGGAGCGTGGGGGTGCAGAGGTGGTTCCAGCCACCGCCCGCGACCGTCGGGACATGGGTTCGTTTGGTTTGGCGGCGGCCAACTCCTTTGCCATAGGTGATGTCTGGTCACAGGACCGGCCCCGACTGCCAGCGCCGCATCAGGTCGCAGCGGAGTTGTGGGAGACGACGGTGGAGAAGAAGCTCACCTCCAAGCGGAGCCTGATCTACCACGGGCAGGTGACGCTTTCTGCGACATTGCTCGGGTTTGTTATTGGCACCGGGCTTGGCATTTTGCTCGCGGTTGGCATCGTGCATAGCCGAGTTATGGATATGTCGGTGATGCCCTGGGCGATTGTCAGCCAGACCATTCCGATTATCGCTCTGGCCCCGATGATCATCGTGGTTTTGTACTCCATCGGCGTGCAGGGGATCCTGCCGAAGGCGGTGATTTCGGCCTATCTCAGTTTCTTTCCGGTTGTTGTTGGTATGGTCAAGGGGCTGCGCAGCCCTGATCAGATGCAGCTGGATTTGCTGAAGACCTATAATGCGAGCCTGGGGCAGGGGTTCTGGAAGCTGCGCCTGCCGGCATCGATGCCCTATCTGTTTGCCTCTTTGAAAATTGGTATCGCAGCTTCGCTGGTGGGGGCCATCGTCGGGGAGTTGCCGACCGGTGCCGTCGCGGGGCTGGGCGCAAGGCTTCTGGCAGGCAGCTACTATGGGCAGACCGTACAGATCTGGTCAGCGCTGTTTGCCGCTGCAATTCTGGCCGCCGCATTGGTTGCCCTGCTGGGCGTGATTGAGCGGCTGGTTCTGAAACGGATGGGGGTGCAGGCATGA
- a CDS encoding ABC transporter substrate-binding protein, producing MKTLLTAAAMALGAASVAQAADEVKLQLKWVTQAQFAGYYVALDQGFYEAEDLDVTILPGGPDIAPTQVIAGGGADVTVEWMPAALAAREKGLPLVNIAQPYKSSGMMLTCWKDTGIAAPEDLANRTLGVWFFGNEFPFMSWMSQLGISTEGKGEKGVEVLKQGFNVDPLLQRQADCISTMTYNEYWQVIDAGVAPDELITFKYEDQGVATLEDGLYVLEENLNDPAFVDKMQRFVRASMKGWKWAEENPDNAAEIVLDNDASGAQTEEHQKRMMSEVAKLTAGSNGALDEADYQRTVKTLLNGGSSPVITKEPEGAWTHVITDAALN from the coding sequence ATGAAAACACTGCTGACCGCCGCCGCCATGGCGCTGGGGGCTGCGTCGGTGGCGCAAGCCGCCGATGAGGTGAAGTTGCAGCTGAAATGGGTCACACAGGCCCAGTTTGCAGGCTATTATGTCGCGTTGGATCAGGGGTTCTATGAGGCCGAGGATCTGGATGTCACCATTCTGCCTGGTGGTCCGGATATTGCGCCGACCCAGGTGATTGCCGGCGGTGGTGCCGATGTAACCGTCGAATGGATGCCTGCGGCGTTGGCTGCGCGGGAGAAAGGTCTGCCGCTGGTCAATATCGCCCAGCCGTACAAGAGTTCCGGCATGATGCTGACCTGTTGGAAAGATACCGGTATTGCTGCGCCTGAAGATCTGGCCAACCGAACCCTTGGCGTCTGGTTTTTCGGCAATGAATTCCCTTTCATGAGCTGGATGAGCCAGCTGGGTATTTCGACTGAAGGGAAAGGCGAAAAAGGTGTCGAGGTTCTGAAGCAGGGCTTCAATGTCGACCCGCTGTTGCAGCGTCAGGCGGATTGCATTTCGACCATGACCTACAATGAATATTGGCAGGTGATTGATGCGGGCGTGGCCCCGGATGAACTGATTACCTTCAAATATGAGGATCAGGGCGTGGCAACGCTTGAAGATGGTCTTTATGTGCTGGAAGAAAACCTGAATGATCCGGCCTTTGTCGACAAGATGCAGCGTTTCGTGCGCGCCTCGATGAAGGGCTGGAAATGGGCCGAGGAAAATCCGGATAACGCGGCGGAGATTGTCCTGGACAATGATGCTTCCGGCGCCCAGACCGAGGAGCACCAGAAGCGGATGATGTCTGAGGTGGCCAAGCTCACGGCTGGCAGCAATGGTGCGCTGGATGAGGCGGACTATCAGCGCACGGTGAAGACGCTTCTGAATGGCGGTTCAAGCCCTGTGATCACCAAAGAGCCTGAGGGCGCCTGGACGCATGTGATTACTGACGCTGCGCTGAACTAA
- the hydA gene encoding dihydropyrimidinase: MAKVIKNGTIVTADLTYKADVLIENGIITEIGQGLKGDEELDATGCYVMPGGIDPHTHLEMPFMGTYSSDDFESGTRAGLAGGTTMVVDFALPNPGESLLDALKRWDNKSTRANCDYSFHMAVTWWGEQVFDDMKTVIETRGINTFKHFMAYKGALMVNDDELYASFQRLSELGGIAMVHAENGDVVAELSAKLLAEGNNGPEAHAYSRPPQVEGEATNRAIMIADMAGVPLYVVHTSCEDSHEAIRRARMQGKRVWGEPLIQHLTLDESEYFNQDWDHAARRVMSPPFRNKQHQDSLWNGLQSGSLSVVATDHCAFTTAQKRTGVGDFTKIPNGTGGLEDRMPMLWTHGVATGRLTPNEFVAVTSTNIAKILNCYPKKGAVLVGADADLVVWDPEKTKVISAASQQSAIDYNVFEGHEVKGLPRFTLTRGHVAVHDGEIRCQEGHGTFVEREANATVNKALSTWKDLTAPRPVERSGIPVTGV, translated from the coding sequence ATGGCGAAAGTCATCAAGAACGGCACCATCGTGACGGCGGATCTGACCTATAAGGCGGATGTGCTGATCGAGAATGGTATAATCACCGAGATTGGTCAGGGGCTGAAAGGGGACGAGGAGCTGGACGCAACCGGCTGCTACGTGATGCCGGGCGGCATTGATCCGCATACGCATTTGGAGATGCCCTTTATGGGGACATACTCCAGCGATGATTTTGAGAGTGGGACGCGGGCGGGGCTTGCTGGCGGCACCACCATGGTGGTGGATTTTGCGCTGCCCAACCCGGGTGAAAGCCTGCTGGACGCGCTGAAGCGCTGGGACAATAAGTCGACCCGTGCCAACTGCGACTACTCGTTCCATATGGCGGTGACCTGGTGGGGAGAGCAAGTCTTTGACGATATGAAAACCGTCATTGAAACGCGGGGCATCAACACCTTCAAACACTTCATGGCCTATAAGGGCGCGTTGATGGTGAATGATGATGAGCTCTATGCCTCGTTTCAGCGGCTGTCGGAGCTGGGCGGCATTGCCATGGTACATGCCGAAAACGGAGATGTGGTAGCCGAATTGTCGGCCAAGCTCTTGGCGGAGGGCAACAATGGTCCCGAGGCGCATGCCTATTCCCGTCCGCCGCAGGTGGAGGGCGAGGCCACCAATCGCGCCATCATGATCGCCGATATGGCAGGCGTGCCGCTTTATGTGGTGCATACGTCCTGCGAAGACAGTCACGAGGCCATCCGACGTGCGCGTATGCAGGGCAAACGTGTTTGGGGTGAGCCGTTGATCCAGCATCTGACGCTGGATGAAAGTGAGTATTTCAATCAGGACTGGGATCATGCGGCGCGTCGGGTGATGTCGCCGCCGTTCCGCAACAAGCAGCATCAGGACAGTCTTTGGAACGGGTTGCAATCTGGCTCGCTGTCGGTTGTGGCAACAGATCACTGTGCCTTTACCACGGCGCAGAAACGCACTGGTGTGGGTGATTTCACCAAGATACCCAATGGCACCGGCGGGTTGGAAGACCGGATGCCGATGCTGTGGACGCATGGGGTGGCCACAGGCCGGCTGACACCGAATGAGTTTGTTGCCGTGACATCGACCAATATTGCCAAGATCCTGAATTGCTACCCCAAGAAAGGTGCGGTTCTTGTCGGGGCGGATGCGGATCTGGTGGTCTGGGATCCTGAAAAGACCAAGGTAATCTCGGCGGCGAGCCAGCAGTCGGCGATCGACTATAACGTCTTTGAGGGGCATGAGGTGAAGGGGTTGCCGCGCTTTACCCTGACCCGTGGCCATGTGGCGGTTCATGATGGTGAGATCCGCTGTCAGGAGGGCCATGGCACCTTCGTTGAGCGCGAGGCCAATGCGACGGTGAACAAGGCGTTGTCGACCTGGAAAGATCTGACGGCGCCGCGTCCGGTGGAACGGTCGGGTATTCCGGTGACAGGTGTGTAA
- a CDS encoding flavin reductase family protein, with translation MSETSFIPGPDSLRAYRDALGCFGTGVTVVTTRTDRGPLAITANSFTSVSMDPPLLLWCPARQSKRHDPFVATSHFAIHVMAEDQLDMAMHFARNGEDFSCVPENQNDNGVPVLPNVIARFDCRKHACHDGGDHSILVGAVLRTTSRPGKGLIFKRGQYGGFLEQG, from the coding sequence ATGTCCGAAACCAGCTTTATTCCCGGCCCCGACAGCCTGCGGGCCTATCGCGATGCTCTGGGATGCTTCGGCACCGGTGTCACTGTTGTGACCACCCGCACAGACCGGGGTCCGTTGGCGATCACAGCCAACAGTTTCACATCTGTCTCCATGGATCCGCCGCTGTTGCTATGGTGTCCCGCACGGCAGTCCAAGCGTCACGATCCCTTTGTCGCGACCTCCCATTTTGCCATTCATGTGATGGCAGAGGATCAGTTGGACATGGCAATGCATTTTGCCCGCAACGGTGAAGATTTCTCCTGCGTGCCGGAGAACCAGAACGACAATGGTGTGCCCGTGCTGCCCAATGTCATTGCCCGTTTCGATTGCCGCAAGCACGCCTGCCACGATGGCGGTGATCACAGCATCCTGGTGGGGGCTGTTCTGCGCACCACCAGCCGCCCCGGCAAGGGTCTGATTTTCAAACGAGGTCAATATGGTGGGTTTCTGGAACAGGGCTAG
- the acs gene encoding acetate--CoA ligase: MTQESDSKAYAPSEETVARAHVNAAQYDEMYTASMQDPEGFWRQQAERIDWIKPFTQVKDVDFTLGNVSINWYTDGTLNVAANCIDRHLDTRGNQTAIIWEPDSPDEAAQHISYKQLHTRVCRMANVLETMGVRKGDRVVIYLPMIPEAAYAMLACARIGAIHSIVFAGFSPDALAARINGCDAKVLITADEAPRGGRKTPLKSNADAALLHTKDTVKCLVVKRTGGQTTWVDGRDHDYNEMALEANDYSKPAEMNAEDPLFILYTSGSTGQPKGVVHTTGGYLTYAAMTHEVTFDYHDGDIYWCTADVGWVTGHSYIVYGPLANGATTLMFEGVPTYPDASRFWQVCDKHKVTQFYTAPTALRALMGQGNEWVEKCDLSSLRTLGTVGEPINPEAWTWYNDVIGKGKCPIVDTWWQTETGGHLMTPLPGAHATKPGAAMKPFFGVAPVVLDPQSGEEIAGNGVEGVLCIKDSWPGQMRTVWGDHERFEKTYFSDYKGYYFTGDGCRRDADGDYWITGRVDDVINVSGHRMGTAEVESALVAHAAVAEAAVVGYPHDIKGQGIYCYVTLMNDREPSDELLKELRTWVRTEIGPIASPDVIQWAPGLPKTRSGKIMRRILRKIAENDFGSLGDTSTLADPSVVDDLISNRANKG, encoded by the coding sequence ATGACCCAGGAGAGCGACAGCAAAGCCTATGCGCCGTCGGAGGAGACGGTAGCACGCGCCCATGTCAACGCCGCACAATATGACGAAATGTACACCGCTTCAATGCAGGATCCAGAAGGGTTCTGGCGTCAGCAGGCGGAGCGGATCGACTGGATCAAACCCTTTACTCAAGTGAAGGACGTGGACTTCACGCTCGGCAATGTCTCAATCAACTGGTACACAGATGGCACGCTGAATGTAGCCGCCAACTGCATCGACCGCCACCTTGACACCCGCGGCAATCAGACCGCAATCATCTGGGAGCCCGACAGCCCGGATGAGGCTGCGCAGCACATCTCTTACAAGCAACTCCACACCCGCGTCTGCCGTATGGCCAATGTGTTGGAAACCATGGGCGTGCGCAAAGGGGACCGGGTGGTGATCTATCTGCCGATGATCCCCGAAGCCGCCTATGCCATGCTGGCCTGCGCCCGGATCGGCGCAATTCACTCCATTGTCTTTGCGGGTTTCTCCCCCGATGCGCTTGCCGCGCGGATCAATGGCTGCGATGCCAAGGTCCTCATCACCGCAGATGAGGCCCCTCGTGGTGGCCGCAAGACACCGCTGAAATCCAACGCCGACGCCGCGCTCCTGCACACCAAGGACACTGTGAAATGTTTGGTGGTGAAACGCACCGGCGGCCAGACGACCTGGGTGGACGGGCGCGACCACGACTACAACGAGATGGCGTTGGAGGCGAATGACTACTCCAAACCCGCAGAGATGAACGCAGAAGATCCGCTGTTCATCCTCTATACCTCCGGCTCCACCGGTCAGCCCAAGGGCGTTGTCCATACCACCGGCGGCTACCTGACCTATGCGGCAATGACACATGAGGTCACCTTTGATTACCATGACGGTGATATCTACTGGTGCACGGCAGATGTCGGCTGGGTGACCGGTCATAGCTATATCGTCTATGGGCCGCTGGCCAATGGTGCCACCACGCTGATGTTTGAAGGCGTGCCAACCTACCCCGATGCGAGCCGGTTCTGGCAGGTCTGCGACAAGCATAAGGTGACGCAGTTCTACACCGCCCCTACTGCGCTGCGCGCCTTGATGGGTCAGGGTAATGAATGGGTCGAAAAATGCGACCTGTCTTCCCTGCGCACCCTTGGCACCGTGGGCGAGCCGATCAATCCCGAGGCTTGGACCTGGTACAATGATGTCATCGGCAAAGGGAAATGCCCGATTGTCGACACTTGGTGGCAGACCGAAACCGGTGGTCACCTGATGACACCCCTGCCCGGTGCCCATGCGACAAAACCCGGTGCGGCGATGAAGCCCTTCTTCGGTGTGGCCCCTGTTGTGCTTGACCCCCAATCAGGCGAAGAGATTGCGGGCAATGGTGTTGAGGGCGTTCTCTGCATCAAGGACAGCTGGCCCGGCCAGATGCGCACCGTCTGGGGCGACCATGAGCGGTTCGAGAAAACCTATTTCTCCGACTACAAGGGCTACTACTTCACCGGCGATGGCTGCCGTCGTGACGCCGATGGCGACTATTGGATCACCGGTCGCGTTGATGATGTGATCAATGTCTCGGGTCACCGGATGGGCACCGCCGAGGTCGAAAGCGCCCTTGTGGCCCACGCCGCCGTGGCCGAAGCCGCTGTGGTCGGATACCCGCATGACATCAAAGGTCAGGGCATTTATTGCTATGTCACCCTGATGAACGACCGCGAACCGTCGGACGAATTGCTAAAGGAGTTGCGCACCTGGGTCCGCACCGAGATTGGCCCGATTGCCTCCCCCGATGTGATCCAATGGGCGCCGGGCCTGCCGAAAACCCGTTCCGGCAAGATCATGCGCCGCATTCTGCGCAAGATTGCGGAGAATGATTTTGGCAGCCTTGGCGACACCTCAACCCTCGCCGATCCGTCGGTGGTGGATGATCTCATCTCAAATCGGGCCAACAAAGGATGA
- a CDS encoding 4Fe-4S dicluster domain-containing protein, which translates to MTVWENVQLCLRSQPDLQDMAERKTTVRVSHPGSSYRRYNPESHVRWPLADLCEAAAQRRGQPCTGTGSMRGADQVLVMYDAGRETGLAWLKDRVSLSSMDVTAASTRGLERAGHADLLHAISDGFDWVLLEAASEENARLAQLREMELAACLGLEDRVVLFQSVEHLEQLLTEGISQLPVLEHRYIDNENRAKPTRRREALQLFASVTLSAEMNVIALPQDAPYGGIELTGDCTFCQACTWVCPTNALIGAENGGGLDFLEADCMQCGLCVSVCRQNAIRLVPRLELSRNRMPVSLTHQDFFWSDGVSGPNAADAVAADPVQEQCLQTTGGPLIAPAPENHPLRDDEDQHGPDDWPNGGTGSRAGEAAEVTDRAPATRPTLRQISDLRRGPWPDLARILAFFGADRADKLS; encoded by the coding sequence ATGACTGTCTGGGAAAATGTCCAACTGTGTCTGCGCTCTCAGCCCGATCTGCAGGATATGGCTGAGCGCAAAACTACGGTCCGGGTGTCGCATCCTGGATCCTCCTACCGGCGTTATAATCCGGAGAGCCACGTCCGTTGGCCACTGGCCGACCTTTGTGAGGCGGCGGCGCAGCGCAGGGGGCAGCCTTGCACGGGCACCGGGTCCATGCGGGGCGCTGATCAAGTGCTGGTGATGTATGATGCGGGGCGCGAGACTGGATTGGCATGGTTGAAAGATCGAGTGTCGCTGAGCAGCATGGATGTCACTGCAGCGTCGACTCGGGGGCTGGAGCGCGCAGGTCATGCGGATTTGTTGCACGCGATCTCCGACGGTTTCGACTGGGTTCTTCTGGAAGCTGCATCAGAAGAGAATGCGCGTCTCGCTCAGCTGCGTGAGATGGAGCTGGCGGCTTGCCTTGGACTGGAAGACCGTGTTGTCCTGTTTCAGTCTGTGGAGCATCTGGAACAATTGCTAACCGAAGGTATTTCACAGCTTCCGGTCCTGGAACACCGCTATATAGACAATGAGAACCGGGCCAAACCAACCCGTCGGCGCGAGGCTTTGCAGTTATTTGCAAGCGTGACCCTGTCTGCAGAGATGAATGTGATCGCCTTGCCGCAGGATGCGCCCTACGGCGGGATTGAGCTGACGGGTGATTGCACCTTTTGTCAGGCCTGCACCTGGGTGTGTCCGACCAATGCACTGATCGGGGCGGAGAATGGCGGCGGGCTGGACTTCCTCGAGGCTGATTGCATGCAATGCGGGTTATGTGTGTCGGTGTGTCGCCAAAACGCGATCCGGCTTGTGCCACGGCTGGAGCTGTCACGGAACCGGATGCCAGTATCGCTGACACATCAGGATTTTTTCTGGTCGGATGGGGTGTCCGGCCCCAATGCTGCAGATGCTGTTGCCGCCGACCCGGTGCAGGAACAATGCCTGCAGACAACGGGTGGCCCCCTAATTGCGCCTGCGCCGGAAAACCATCCTCTCCGGGATGATGAAGACCAACACGGGCCAGATGATTGGCCAAATGGCGGCACCGGCAGTAGGGCAGGAGAGGCGGCGGAAGTTACAGACCGGGCACCAGCGACACGGCCAACACTGCGACAGATTTCAGACCTTCGGCGCGGGCCATGGCCGGATCTGGCGCGCATTTTGGCATTCTTTGGAGCTGATCGGGCGGATAAGTTGTCCTAG
- a CDS encoding DUF6500 family protein, whose protein sequence is MRDSLRRKIVTVCDEKIAKKGENVGLSFYAFFANRNDDPVRLMEAADWWIKRHQLDHFEKAVKIRDMVKAGL, encoded by the coding sequence ATGAGAGACAGTTTGCGGCGGAAGATCGTCACGGTTTGCGACGAGAAGATAGCCAAAAAGGGAGAAAATGTGGGGCTGTCTTTTTATGCGTTTTTTGCCAATCGGAATGACGATCCGGTGCGGCTGATGGAGGCGGCAGATTGGTGGATCAAACGACATCAGTTGGATCATTTCGAAAAGGCCGTAAAGATTAGGGACATGGTGAAAGCCGGTCTTTGA
- a CDS encoding ABC transporter ATP-binding protein, with translation MNMETTTQALNSQAAASDITPQAPVIEARNLDLTFQTSDGPVHALKDVSLEINKGDFVSFIGPSGCGKTTFLRCIAALEQPTGGALTVNGMTPDEARRQRAYGYVFQAAGLYPWRTIAKNIKLPLEIMGYSKAEQAARVEQVLELVELAGFGGKYPWQLSGGMQQRASIARALAFDADILLMDEPFGALDEIVRDHLNEQLLKLWARTNKTIGFVTHSIPEAVYLSTKIVVMSPRPGRIHDVIDSPLPKERPLDIRDSAEFIEIAHRVRDGLRAGHADD, from the coding sequence ATGAATATGGAAACGACCACCCAGGCGCTCAATTCCCAGGCCGCCGCTTCCGATATCACCCCGCAGGCGCCGGTTATCGAGGCGCGCAATCTGGACCTGACCTTTCAGACCAGTGACGGCCCGGTGCATGCGCTGAAGGACGTGAGCCTAGAGATCAACAAAGGCGATTTTGTCTCCTTCATCGGCCCGTCTGGGTGTGGCAAGACCACGTTCTTGCGCTGCATCGCGGCGTTGGAACAACCCACTGGCGGCGCGCTGACGGTCAATGGAATGACGCCGGATGAGGCCCGCAGGCAACGCGCCTACGGCTATGTGTTTCAGGCTGCCGGGCTATATCCCTGGCGGACGATCGCCAAGAACATCAAACTGCCGCTTGAAATCATGGGCTATTCCAAGGCTGAGCAGGCCGCGCGGGTCGAGCAGGTGCTGGAGCTGGTGGAACTGGCGGGGTTTGGTGGAAAATACCCCTGGCAGCTGTCGGGGGGAATGCAGCAGCGGGCCAGCATTGCGCGGGCATTGGCGTTTGATGCGGATATCCTGTTGATGGATGAGCCCTTTGGGGCGCTGGATGAGATTGTCCGGGATCACCTGAATGAACAGTTGCTGAAGTTGTGGGCGCGGACCAATAAGACCATCGGTTTTGTCACACACTCCATTCCGGAGGCGGTTTACCTGTCCACGAAGATCGTAGTGATGTCACCGCGTCCGGGGCGCATTCACGATGTGATCGACAGCCCGCTGCCGAAAGAACGGCCTTTGGACATTCGCGACAGCGCTGAGTTTATCGAGATCGCGCATCGCGTCCGTGACGGTCTGCGCGCGGGGCATGCGGATGACTGA
- a CDS encoding adenylate kinase — METAVLTRPAVLILLGPPGAGKGTQARKLEQGFGLVQLSTGDLLRAAVAAGTPAGLAAKAVMEAGELVSDEIVIDILRDRLAEPDCAKGVILDGFPRTTVQAEALDRLLAESGQRINAAVSLEVDDAAMVARVAGRYTCGGCGEGYHDQFKQPRVAGTCDACGSTDMTRRADDNAETVTSRLAAYHAQTAPLISYYDSKGVLNRIDAMGEINQIATALTAVVKSATA; from the coding sequence ATGGAGACTGCCGTACTCACCCGCCCCGCTGTCTTGATCCTGCTCGGCCCTCCTGGCGCGGGTAAAGGGACGCAAGCGCGCAAACTGGAACAAGGGTTCGGCCTGGTGCAACTGTCGACCGGCGACCTATTGCGGGCGGCCGTAGCTGCTGGCACCCCTGCAGGTCTTGCAGCGAAGGCAGTGATGGAGGCCGGGGAGCTGGTCAGCGATGAGATTGTCATCGACATCCTGCGCGACCGGCTGGCCGAACCAGACTGCGCCAAGGGAGTGATCCTCGACGGGTTCCCCCGCACCACGGTGCAGGCCGAGGCGCTGGACCGGCTGCTGGCGGAATCGGGTCAGCGGATCAATGCCGCCGTCAGCCTTGAGGTGGATGACGCCGCGATGGTGGCCCGCGTGGCCGGGCGCTACACCTGTGGCGGTTGCGGTGAAGGCTATCATGACCAGTTCAAACAGCCACGCGTGGCTGGCACCTGCGATGCGTGTGGCAGCACAGATATGACGCGTCGTGCTGATGACAATGCCGAGACGGTCACCAGTCGGCTGGCCGCCTATCATGCGCAGACGGCCCCGCTGATCAGCTACTATGACAGCAAGGGCGTGTTGAATCGAATCGATGCCATGGGCGAAATCAACCAGATTGCCACCGCGCTGACTGCCGTGGTCAAATCAGCAACCGCCTAA